The DNA region ATTCATGGTGGGTTTAAAGAAGTTTCGCCTCCAGTCGCTACTGGTAAAGACTCTAATTCTAGGCAGGGGAATCGATTTGGAGCTCCGAGTGCAAGTTCTCGCacttctttggaaacaCGCTCTTTCGATAGGTCACTAATGGTGATAGCTGGTCCCAATGGATCTTATATTGTGGCTTCTGACATGCTACTGCTCAAGCCATTTTCAGGTTTAGGAGCTTGGTGCCCGAAATTTTCTCTCGACCCAATTCCATCTTTTTCTAGTCCCTCGAATGAACAAGTTGCAACAAATGCAGTGGATCCAATTTCAATTCCGTCAGACATCGCGGCGAACTTGAACATCACACAGCAGCAACTTTTATGCAAGATAATGACCGAAACTAACTTGGTTCTGCAATACTCTTTATTACTTTGTGAGCAAAGTAACTGGGATTACGGAACTGCTTTAATGAACTTCCAAAATTCCAGATCTCAAATCCCAAGGGAAGCTTTTCATTCATAGATGATTAATATATTTCTTACCTTATTGTACATAACAAAATACAGTGGGTAAAAATAAATGTAGATTTTAACTCATTTTGGTAAACACTTCAATTTAACGTCAAGAAATCATTGAACGCAATGACTGATGAGCGTACTTGATTTTTACTCAGAAGATGTTGTGGCGGCTGAAGAGCCTGAAATTCTAGAAACCTCAAATCCAGTATACTTCGATGAAtcctcgtcttcttctgaAATTATTCATCCATGTGTGTCGTCAGGTATTACGACTTATACGCCTAATCAAGAAAATTTGTCAAAACTTGAAAGTCGGTTACACTTCAGACAGCTGGAGCAATCCCACGGATGTACCCCAAACACCCTTATTGACTCCGAATTACTTGTTGATGAATTCTTAAACAAGTTACGCGAACGTGTCATCTCGTCAAAATCAGAAAGTGAGTCGCAAGAGTGGACTTTAATCATTGGAActctgaaaaaaaagagtCGATTGCTTCGCAATGCATATGAGACAAGGCATAGTAAGGTGAACCATGATGAGCCTGAACTAAGTTTAAATGCCGATTCAGAGACCGTTTCGAAAATTCTTTTATTATTGGAAAAAGTAgaaatgctggaaaactTGACAGGAACCGAATGCAGATCTAGTGAAAGTGGTAGTTTTCAGTTGCAACTTAATGCTCTGACTCAGAAAATTGAGATTCTGATGGCGTGCATGTCCCAGCGGAGCAAAGATGTGCCTACCAAAGTAGCCAGTACTGATAGCTTGTTCTCGATCGAGAGAGAGAGCTCTTTGCTTCAAAAGATTGAATACCTGTATGATAGGTATGCATCATTGCGCATACCTAACTTGGAGAAAGTCAACACTAAATTAAAATCCATTGGTTTGATGGCGACTTCAATTGCTCCTTCAGGCgactttctcaacaacaTACACAGCGAATTCAATGCGATGCAACGTCAAATTACAGATTGGGAGAACAAActttctgattttgaggcACACATGGCCGACAACCGCAAAATGATTTGGGAAAACCAATCTCAAGTGGATACTTGGATCAAAAACCTAGAAAAAAAGTTATACAATTAATTGATTCTAGGTTTCATTTTGTAACTATCGTTACCACGTCCTGATCGTGGACTAAATGGTTCAAACCACACTTTTGGGGAGCCACTCCAAATTTGGACGATGACCCCCAAACCAGAGCGTACTTAAAATTGTCTTTTAAATCCTTGTGAATTGAATTGCAAACATCCTCAATTGTCGACTGATTGCGGACAACCAGTGGTTCCGTAAAATCAGGTCTTGCGTTCTTTCGCTTCGTGTACAGTCTCAACAGATCTAAACGGTACCATATTTCTTCCACAACATCATCAATCGAAAGCTCCATCTCACAAGACATCACTGTGGTATTAGGCTCGCGTGCAATTCTATCCACTTCCTCCAGCGAAACGGCATCAATCTTGTTGTAGACGTAAAGACAAGGTGTGTAAACCACATGCTTCTCATTAATCACATCTATCAAATCGTCTACAGTGGCATCTTTATCTTTCAATGTTACGTCCGCGTTGTGTATTCTGTATTCCTTTAGTATGGAGGACACAAGCTTTTCATCTAAGTGAGATGGAGGGTTTAACGAAATCAATTTTATACCACCGGACTGTTTGTATTTTATCATGATGTCAGGCTTACTTTTGTTCAATCTGATTCCAATGGCTTCAAGTTCTTTTTCTAGGTTCTCACGCTGATCAGGGCCTTTAGTTGCATCAAGGACCATTAAAATTAAATCTGCAGTCTTCGCGGTTGCAACGACCTGTCTTCCTCTACCTTTTCCCTCACTAGCCCCTTTGATTATTCCGGGCAAGTCGACAATTTGAatttcagctccttcatAACGTAAAACACCAGGAACGGAAGTCAACGTGGTAAATTCGTATGCCGCGGCTGCTGACTGAGTTTTTGTAACTTTGGACAAAAAAGACGATTTCCCCACAGATGGATAGCCAATTAAGCAGACTCGGGCATCCCCACTTTTGCTCACCTCGAATCCTTGACCTTTACTGCCCTGGCTGGAAGAACTATCTGGATCCAAAAGCATTCTTCTGTATTTTGCTAGTTTTCCTTTTAAAAGTCCTAAATGGTACTCTGTCGccttatttttttgagtTCTCGACATTTCATCTTGaatttccttgatcttTTCCGATATATTCACCATTTTGTGTAGTAGTTGAAAGTCTCAAACGCAGTGAATATCAGAAATAATTTACGCATGAAAATTAGTGaagggaaaaaaaatattctaaatgcttcttctttgatgaTTATTATTTACAGCCAGGAGCCCTATTCCGAAGCCATCTTTTATTTATATTGTCTGGTGCCTCAAGACATTCCCGCTGTTCAATGCGTGTATAGGAATGTTTGCCTGGCGTACTATAATTATTTGAACCATTTTTTGACCTTTCTTCACTTGGTTCGATAACATGTTTCATCGTGGTAGCGATCGTGTATTTGGCCCCTAAATCTACCCATATCTGGTTGAATTTTGTGAATTGAATTCTGTCTGAGGTAAGAGTTTTCGACCACACCACACTATGGTCGAACTCGCAATCATACAAAACCAAAGGAAGAGGACTGGCAATTGTGTAATTTGGACGGCCTGGAAAGAGTTTAACGTCAAGAAGCTTTCTCACTATTTCAGGCTCCTCTAGTTCTTGGCCGACTAAAAACAAAATCGACATCATGGATCTCACCTGATGCCAAAGAAATGCTGATCCCCTGAGACTGAAAACATAGGTCTTGTGTCCAAATTTTGTTCTTTCtatggacgaggaaatgATTTTTCGTTTGTAGTTGACAATCTGCTTGGATCCGTCTACCTTGCAGAAGTTCCGGAAATCTTGTTCGCCAACAAAATAAGATGCAGCCTGTTGCATCTTCTCAATATTCAAATTCGCTTGCTCAAAGAAATATTTATAGTGTCTGGATAGACAGGAAAACCTAGCATCAAATCCCTCTGGTGGTCTCAAACAAATGGAATGAATTCTTATATCTTCGGGAAGAACCTTGTTCAGAATCTTCACATAATCAAGCTCTTTTACGTCGTTGAGGGGATTTGCCATTTCGTCTTGAGTCAAATTCGATCTTACCACCAAGGAAATCACCTGGTTCATTGCACTCACGCCTTTATCAGTTCTGCCACATCTGCTGAAATCACAGTCAGTCGGGTCCAAGTTGCGGATCAGCTTTGTCTTTTCTAAAGCTTTTAAGATAAACAGTTCTACGGTTGGAATGTTCGATGTATCATTTTGATAAGCGAGTCCGTGATAATTCCAACCCAAATAAGAAAATTTAAGGGCTATCCTTCGCTTATTATACTTAGAAAAATCGAATTCTCTTCGTGGCCTTTTAGCGTTCTCCGATACGTTATCACAATCACTTGAAATTTGATGAACAGATTTGTTTTGGTTTACTCTTGATTCAAATTCCTGTAATCGTTTAATTAATGCATCTTTGGTCCATGTGCTGTAATCTGGCATCTCAGGCATCTGAAATGCTATATAAGTATGAAATCGTTTTGGATGAGATGATATTAGTTTTCCTATTTGGCGGTGCTTTCTGATAAAGCTAAATATATTCATACAACGAAAAATCAGATAGAGAACTAACGACTTTTCCCACTTAATCTTTTGCTTTAGAGCCGTTGCATACAAAAATGCTCTTGAAAGTTGAGGGTATCACCTTCCTTAGACACCTTTTTCGCCGTAATGAGCAAAAACACCTTTCCACAGaaaaaaaggaaaaaaaagaaaaaaaaaaaaaaacaaaaaaattggtGAAATTTGATTCCTTTCAAGATCAATTTGTCTATAAATCAAGTTCCTCTATGGCGGCAGAAAGTAAGCTAACATGGGACTCCTTGCCTTACAAACTACTTCCTTGGCTTCGGGAAGCTTTGGTCTCGAACGGTTATGAAAGTATGACTCCTGTTCAGGCCTCAGTAATTCCGTTGTTCTCTGGAAACAAAGATGTTGTGGTGCAAGCTGTGACAGGTTCCGGCAAAACATTGGCATTTGTCATTccagttttggagaaaatatGTCATTTCCTACGTGAAGAATCAACATTCAAAAAAGGGCATTTTGGATCTTTAATTATATGTCCTACGAAAGAGCTAGCATTTCAGATAGAAGCAGTCATCAACAATCTTGTTGAATTTTGTCCTGACGAGAACTATAAACTAAAAGCTCAAGTCGTTCTTGGGGGTATGGGAACTGTATTGACAGATGTACAAAATTTCATGAAAACCCGAGCACAAGTCATTATCGCCACTCCAGGGAGAGCATTGGAATTTTTACAACACTCCATGGTGAAATCATCCAGTTGTCAAGTATTAATTTTGGATGAAGCTGATCGATTACTTGATCACAATTTCAGTTCAGAAATGTCATTAATTGCCAAAATTTTGCCTCGACAGAAAAGGGTTGGAATGTTCTCTGCAACTATGTCTGCAGTGATCGATGATGTATTTAAGCTTGGCATGTCCAATCCTGTCCGTATCACTGTGAAATCTGATCATTTGAGCCAAAAGCTGATACCCTCGAAGTTGAAACTATTTTATAGCATCGTCCCGGCCGATGAGAAAATAGGGTTTCTTTTCCATCTGCTGGAATCTTATCAATTCAAAAGGGCAATTGTTTATTTCCCCACATGTGTGTGTGTTTCTTACTTCTATCTGTTGCTAAACCATCTCTTGTCCTGTTTGAATAAACAAGGCAACGGTTGCAAAGGTATAAAGCTACATTCCTTGCACGGAAAGCTGCAGTTGGAAACTAGGACAAAAACGCTGTCTCATTTTTCCGGGCTTTCAGATTGTAAGAACGTGCTGCTCAGTACAGATGTCGCCGCTCGAGGCTTAGATATACCTGATGTCGATCTGGTCATACAACTCGATCCTCCTACGGACCCTGACGTGTTTGTTCACAGATGTGGTCGCGCTGGTCGCGCTGGAAAACCCGGTACAGCTGTGGTGTTTTTGACTCCAGGCCTAGAAGAAAACTACGTTGATTTCATGAGTATGAGAAAGGTAGAATTACACGACCTTGGCAATGTTCATTACAATCCTCAAAGATTTGAGCTCATCCATACGGAGTCACGTACCTGGTTACTTGCTGATAGAGCTAGACATGAAAAGGCGACAAAGGCGTTTGTGACTTACATCCGACATTACTCGAAACATTCTGCTGCGTCTATATTCCGACTTTCTGCCTTGGACTATTGGAGGCTCGCTAAAGAGTTCTCCCTTTTTAGGTTTCCAAAGATGCCAGAAAACAGGTTCATCCATGATTTTCCTGAGGGCGGATTCATTGATAAAAGTGTGAATTTCGAAAGTCACTCGTACTTAAACACTCAGAAGGAAAACGAAAGATTGCAGCAACTTTGTTCATCCTCGAAAGCAGTACAGCTCAATGACGCAATGCTCGATAGAAAAGCACGGAAGGAAAAGAATTTACCCTGGAGTAAAAATTCAAAGTCTAAAGTTAACGAAAAGCAgtcgtcgttcagcttgaaAGAGTctaagaaaaaaaaacggcTATTATTACCAGAAGCTGGAATTCGGGAAACACAGGAGGATTGGAAAGATCTCGTGAGGTCCAATAAGAGACGAAAGGCGAGCGAAACGACGAGTTTTTTTAATGATTTATGATAAAAGCTTTTGTATAAATAAGCAGATACTAAGTATTTAGAATACCCCTCAGGTCTGAAGGGGCATCAAATTTGAGAGcttctttccaaaattTGGATAAATGTCTGCTTCCTGAGTCGCAGGCAACAAAAACGATGGTATCCCCTTTTTTGGCCTTCGTAAAAGCTATCTTAGCCGAAGCTACTGCATTTACGCAAGAACTCGATCCCAGAAAAAGGCCCTCATTCTCGTTGAGATAGCGAGCCATTAAAAGAGCCTGTTTGTCGCTGACTTTTTCCGCCGCATCAATATACATCTCTCCCCGTGAGAAATTCTTAGTAATTCTGTTCAATCCAATCCCTTCCACTAGAGTGTCAACTTGATGCCTTCTTCTGGTTCCTTCTTTCTCGACTGTGTCATACATTATACCATACTGAACTCTATTGTAGAGGCCGGATCCTTGAGGGTCCGCCAAGATTGTCTTAATTGTGGCATTCTTCTGTTTGAAGTATATCGAACAGCCTGCGATTGTGCCACCCGTTCCTGCGCCTGAAACGAAAAAATTCAACTTTCCACCTGTTTGCTCCCATATCTCTTTTGCAGTAGTTTCATAGTGAACTTTCCAGTTGCACTCATTCTCAAATTGGTCTGCAAATACAGCGTTATTATCGGAACTGGAATCACTAGCTATTCTATCGGCTCCAGTTTTGGCTGCATTTACATATTGATTTGGGTCGACAATGGATGCTGGTTTCACTTTTTCAATAACAGCTCCATACATTCGTAGGAGATTCACCTTCTCATCCGAAGTGTCATCTGGCAAGCATATATGTGCTGTGTAGCCCAAAGACTTGCAAAGCATAGCTATTGAAATGCCCGTAGACCCTGATGTCCCTTCAAAAATGACATCGCCCCTGTTGGGTTTAATCAAATTTCGATCTTCAAAGTCCTTGATAATTGCCAAAGCAACTCTATCTTTCGCCGACCCCCCTGGATTGCATAATTCCATTTTTGCATATATCTCACAGCCCGTAGCCTCGGAAAGTGAGCGTATTTTGAGAAGAGGTGTATTGCCTATCAAATCTGCCAAACATTCAGCTTTTGCTTGTTTTCCTTTGGActttttgaggtttttcagcCATGGATAGAGGGCTACCACTAGGGATAAAATTAATGCTGCATGAATCCCTTTATAAATTTGAGACATTCTAATTCAGCTACAGTTAAATTTCGTACTTGTAACGATTTTTCGATCTTACTTAAATTTAGTCCGATAAAACATTCTTGGTAGAAGATGCCTTCTTTGAAAGAATTTGGATTTCTGGAGTCTTTTAAAAGATGTATGCTGCTTTTTCACATCAAAATATATGAGCTATACAATAGCAATGATTTGACAAAACAATTGCTGGCTTCCAGTTGGTCAAAATGTATAACATTAATTTTTACTTACATCTTTATCGCGATCATGACCCATCAAGTACTCATACAAATTGGATGCCATCTGGGACTAATATCTAAACAAGTGGATTTATTCATTGAAACTCCAACCCATTGCTCACATGTCTACGTTTCAGTCAACATTATCCGAAATAATGGTAAATTAAAAAGAGAGCTTTTCAGTCGGCCGATAGTATATTACATCGAATTTGGTCCTGATGATTATGAAGATCCGGACCTCGGAACGACGCTTAGATTTCTGCGCAGGAAACTTGTGGCGCTTTTGCAAGAGAATGAGCTTTTGACTAAGCATAATCAACAGGTGAATTATATTCAGTGCGATAAATTGCAGCTCTTCAAGAAAGAACGCTTGTTGActgatgatgaagaattCCTCTGTAATATGGATGTCAACACGGGCGATAAGCTAACTTGTATCGCTCATATTTAGCAATCATTCAATTGAGTATTGATCATTAGCAAATCAGAACTCCAGTTCGTCCCTCTTAGGCATTGTTGACAATCTCAAGTATGGAGAAAGCTCGCCAGGCGTTATCATATCATTTGAACCCTCATTTATTTGTCTGGCTCCGGCCGGAACTACCTTGGAATAGCCTTTGGCATTGTTTCTTCTGTGACCTCTATGCGCTCGTGTCAACCAATTATAGTTTCCTGCGTAAATGTCAAACAATCCCAATCCAAAGTTTTTTATCACCTGAAACAGTAAGACCATCAAACAAAGTAGAATTGCGCTAGTTATAACTCCGAAAGCAACAACTGATTGCCTTCCAGGTAAATCTTGATAAGTTGAATGATAGCGAAGATACACCCTCACAATCTTGAATATTATAAATCCCAACCCAATGGTACAGCACATTGAGAAGAACGTGGAAGTTATTTTCTTTTCCCTTGACGTGGAGTAGTCTGCACCAACAATAACAAACACcgaaagaaacagagcaGCCAGTGTCAAACCAAATTCTGCATCTGATTTGTTCGGTGCTATAACCGCGGCTTGAAGAAAGTATCCTGGtgcaaaaaataaagcCAGCAATAAGGCATCGCGATGTAAGTTGAACACTGTATTCGCGTAGATCATTTTCCAATTGTTGCCAATAGTTTCTCCCGTGAATTTTTGAAACTTGTCTTTTAATCTAAACCCAATTCCAAACTGAATGACACAAACCAAGGACGCAAGGATAATCACCGCAATGGATAGGCTTTTGATGTGAACTTTTGCAGCAGCGGTCCCAGACCCAAAAGCGTCAGATGTCGAGGTAAACAGTTGACTGTATGCTGCAAAACTAGTGATTGTCGTGTTGATCTCGTTATACTGAATGCCCGCATATATTGCCATTGCAGCAAGAAACAAAATTGAGGATGCCAAGTGGTAAACATTCCTAGTATAGAGAACAATGAAGGTGGTCAGTATCTGGTAAAGTTCCGCATAGATATAAAGTGCTAGGTATGCACCCATAGCATATCTCTTTTGTTTTAGATAGGATCTGTAATACCCGTAAATGGCTAACACCGGATTAAAGTCGTCACTTTTTGATTCTATCAACCTGAAACTGCTAAAGAACAATCCACATATAGTGCACTCAATCGCAAGGATTACAATGGCTGATATGAAAGAAgcaaagagaaagagcttaATCCAAGCATTATCGTTGTCTACCACATTTTCACGGaattttctccaaaacgTCTTTTCCAAttctttttcgagattTCGTTCTTCCGGACCATCAAATGCCATTCTCTTCTCCGGTGCTTGCAAGCCGGTAAACGAGTAATTGTCCACAGAATCTCGTACATTGAAAGATCCCCTATTCGAAGCCGAACGTGACCTTGAGCCTGATCTCGAAGTCGAAGTGGAACTTCTACCCGAGCCCAAAAACGATCTGCTTCCTGATCTGTTTGACCTCGTCTGGCTAGCACTTCGTAtgtttttcaaattgttcATTGAATTAATGAGCGAAGGGGATGAGTAAATCAGTGGAGGAATCTCTAGCTctaaaatattttgattACAAACCAAAAGTTACGTTATGAGTTGAAGCAACCTATGCAGGGGCCAATTTTAATCTAAAGGTGTGTTTGCGATACTAGAGCTATTATTATTAAACATTCATGTATCATTATTTCAGTCGCAGTCAGTCAATCAAAGTCTAGCGCTTCTTGCTATTCAAACGAGTCTTTGAAATTCTCGAAAAGTCGTGACTCTTGTGTTTTGATACCTGAGGCTGACGGTGTAGAGATCCTTTTTGACTTAAGAGAAAAATCGGGTCGTTTTTTAGCAATGTGCTGTCAATACTAGTTGCAGGTTTCTCGAGTGAAGGGCTGGATGAGTTATGATGAGTATAACTTGAGTCTTGTAAAGTTGTTCGGTTGTTTCGAGGTTTTGGAAGTTTGTTCAGATGGTCATTTTTGCAACTATCTCCGTCACCACCTGATTGGTGCTCAGCAGGATTTTTGTACATCCAGTCTATCCGTACTGATTTAGATTGATTATATTTTGTTGGCAATTCTTTGTTCGCATCTTCGTGAGCGGTCTCATCTCTTCTCTCTGAGAGCAACTGCCGCTCTTTTTCCCACACCTTGGTTCTATTCTTCAGCAACCTTGGGTTCCAAGattttttgagattgagGTCGGAAACCATAGGTATGATTATTTTGTTTGCCTAAGTAAAGAAGTGAAAAAACTGTTATCCTTCAAAATAGCCAGCTTTGTTGAACATAGACTTTTACAATGTAGTTGCCTAACGGAACGAGAAAAAGTagtttttcatcaacaaaagGCTAGCAATAttgttgaaaaagccaaaataATTTGACATCCATATATTTGAGCGAATATGTAGAGATTAGATCATCAGGACTACAAAGCACACTTCACTTTAAAATCCGTGtattttgatatttttcttttGAAGACCGAGTTGCTGAATTAAGAACTCCATTACTTTCAGTCTTTGATCTCCCTGTAGCTGAATCACCTCCCCTAGATCGTCATCTTTGACAATATTGCCGTTACAAGCAAAATCCTTCTTCAGCACCTTCAGAATCCTTTTCAAGTCATATTCTTCCGGAACACCTTGAACAGTTGTTAATGTTTTCCTTCCATTTCTTTGTTGAATACGAATATGGATATAATTTGTAGGTTGAGTCTCAGCGTCTCCAGTATCAGCAAAAGGATCTAAATGTTAGTACATTAGTAAGTTTGTGAAACCCTCAAGATCCGAAGGTAGGAGAACACCAGGAATAGGTCACTTACCAAATGATTTGAGGTTTTCAATAGAGCTCATTAATTGGTTTGCGCTGTATAGTATTAAATAAAGTAAGTTTATGtatccaaaaaaattttccgGTTTCTGGAATTCTCAATCGGTCTTTGGGTTTATCAGATAACGACATATTTTGTTATGCGAACTGTACTGCATGCAATGTTGACCACCTTTTAGTAAAGATTTTGCTTAAGCCCCCGAGTACACGCGCATCTTTAGCAACCAAAATTTGACATAATCGCGACGTTCACAGCCTACGGTCTTTGGATAACGCTCGTTAGCGACTTAAACGATATTGATAGTCTCAAGTGATGGTATTACTTAACGAGTTTTGCTTGTTCATACCGTAAGTGCTCGATAATTGAAGTAGCTTGACGTATATAGAattgtctttttttttttttgaacaCCTAATAACTAGTCTCAAATTCAGAAGAAATTCCGCTCTCATATTTATATCACCGGTGGTAAAAGGAAATTCACATTATGCTTAGTTTTGGAAGTCATTCTAATTTGGACATTCAGgcaagtttgaaaaaggCATGCACTGCCGACGCGGCTGCTCCGAAAAGGAAACATGTTAGAGCCTGCATCGTTTATACTTGGGATCATAAGTCGTCTCGGGAGTTTTGGCATTGTCTGAAGCTATTGCCAATTCAGTCAAACGATACTCAAATATTCAAGACATTGATAGTCATTCACAAGGTCTTGCAAGAAGGTCATCCAACTTGCCTAATAGGAGGGTACAAAAACATCAGTTGGCTTGAAAGTCTCAGTCGATTCTCTAACAACGGTACTGCCGCAGGTTACACGAGACTAATCAAAGAATATGTTTTCTACTTAgagcagaagctgaaattTCATCACGATCATAGGGGTTTCAACGGAATGTTTGAGTATGAAGAATATGTCTCATTGAGAACTGTTAGTGACCCCAACGAAGGTTTTGAATCCATTATGGACTTACTCTCTTTGCAAGATTCTTTGGATAACCTACAGAGAGTCATATTCTCTTCTATACGACATACTTCGGAATCAGAATGCGTTATTAGTTCACTCGTTCCAATTATCGCCGAATCTTACGGAATTtacaagtttttgatttcaatGCTGAAAGCTTTATACAAGTCTTCCGAGTCTGATGAAGTGATTGCTCCCTTGAAAGATCGGTTTGACGTTCAGCATCGCCGTCTTTTTGAGTTTTATGCTGATTGCTCTTCCATCAAGTATCTCACAACTCTTGTTACAATACCAAGATTACCTTCGAGTCCCCCAATTCTTCAAGACGAAGAGGACCCACAGGGCTTCCCCTTAGTGAGAGAAAGATCCTCAGTTAGCAATTCCGAGGAATCCAATATACCGCGTTCTAGTAATATTCAGTCTCAACCGACTGGGGCAATGGTTGACTCGTTTGTGAGGCAGCAACAAGAGTTGGAAGAACAACAAAGACAGGCTGAAGAGAGAAGGCAAGctgaacttcttgagcaaCAGATGCTACAGAGAGATCAAGCGCGTTTTTGGGAGGAACAGCAAAGGCAACAAGCTGTATCTCAAGAGCTTGCTCAGAGTCAGCTGTTAGCAGACCAAATGCAACggcaagctcaaggaaaGTTGGCTCAATTAGAACAGGATTTGTTGACTCTGGGAGGGCAGCATGAGAGGGATCAATTGATGCTCGAGCAATACGACCAGAGAGTAAAAGTTCTAGAGAACGAGTTGAGGATTGTGACACAAACTGCCGAGGAACAATTAGCAGTCAAGACATCGCAGTGTTCCCATTTGGAGGAACAGGTTCAGTACTGGAAAAATAAGTATGAATCACTGGCCAAATTGTATTCCCAGCTTAGACAAGAGCATCTGAATCTTTTGGGCAAGTTCAAGATTGTCCAACAAAAGGCTGCGTCAGCTCAGGAATCTATAGACAAACGAGAGAAACTTGAGAAGGATTTGAAagcgaaaaatattgaATTAGCAGACTTGATTAAGGAAAGAGATCGTGCAAGACTTGACTTGGCTAGGATAAAAGGAAATGATTCCGAGCAGGTTCAAATGCTGAGGACCCAGCTGAGGGACATGGAGACCAAGTTAAAGTCACTCG from Ogataea parapolymorpha DL-1 chromosome V, whole genome shotgun sequence includes:
- a CDS encoding Transmembrane actin-binding protein involved in membrane cytoskeleton assembly and cell polarization — encoded protein: MLSFGSHSNLDIQASLKKACTADAAAPKRKHVRACIVYTWDHKSSREFWHCLKLLPIQSNDTQIFKTLIVIHKVLQEGHPTCLIGGYKNISWLESLSRFSNNGTAAGYTRLIKEYVFYLEQKLKFHHDHRGFNGMFEYEEYVSLRTVSDPNEGFESIMDLLSLQDSLDNLQRVIFSSIRHTSESECVISSLVPIIAESYGIYKFLISMLKALYKSSESDEVIAPLKDRFDVQHRRLFEFYADCSSIKYLTTLVTIPRLPSSPPILQDEEDPQGFPLVRERSSVSNSEESNIPRSSNIQSQPTGAMVDSFVRQQQELEEQQRQAEERRQAELLEQQMLQRDQARFWEEQQRQQAVSQELAQSQLLADQMQRQAQGKLAQLEQDLLTLGGQHERDQLMLEQYDQRVKVLENELRIVTQTAEEQLAVKTSQCSHLEEQVQYWKNKYESLAKLYSQLRQEHLNLLGKFKIVQQKAASAQESIDKREKLEKDLKAKNIELADLIKERDRARLDLARIKGNDSEQVQMLRTQLRDMETKLKSLEETHSQNLASLFSQHSKEIEEIKASASELKEGGLNEEAQQEVQMLQQAMDDTMQELAEQHQAIEKEAETRVLRLIDTLLKVSSDRLREFVFNLESPVYSNTDIPTAEYLGTMLERVSHLSTQFSTTMTDYIADNMKGESESGLIKAIIELTDSIGNLFSNVKAVLRDRKDDVQEILVEGSKDLAHMVELFFESMLSNHLLKLEIHERTDRVITGNINVQEVIQSLMQVVEVFRDPGRKTPVSSDELGYFLDKELANTQAAVEKAAGLLESMSTRHKLEVQEDGSLEVNEAIISCASAIINAVKLLLEACIDAQEEIVSRGRGSMSRALFYKKNNRWTEGLISASKQVAYATGILIRMADGVLAGTNSSEELIVASNEVASATAQLVSSSRVKSDLMSQSHLNLEEASRKVTSSCKMLVTKVRSLLLSDESNKTVDYSQLTAHENRTAELEQQVEILKLESALSHARKRLGEIRKFSYRDEES